A portion of the Naumovozyma castellii chromosome 2, complete genome genome contains these proteins:
- the NCAS0B01810 gene encoding uncharacterized protein (ancestral locus Anc_8.601) yields the protein MGTEKDALPAHILEELRIFNNEPIVPESGRQVPIVIVDNSDKHEDVKGTTVAPVDRISKDNKLELLLRLHSSLIGKDKIAKTVLHALYLFHALLRQFHNEKTLIQRWSVIISRYLMSQIRVLGPQLSIFRYSLRFGNGPFHLWQLMSFIISEYTSTTTATTTTTSSLWRRSVPWRQLIDTCFTLCDEMILFYKLGVWSNTKVYRFVRGQRMFSLHCNILMNIFNVTKKIRCTRRKITELEVELELKKSITDFSTEIHSPPYDDQRATVDKEQVMQAELITLHERKRTEAYELLRLLLDGIVNSIIISRIKPSSAAICNVIHLASGILGLHKVWHLTLEQGQHSIDKISK from the coding sequence ATGGGGACCGAGAAAGATGCCCTACCTGCTCATATACTTGAGGAACTGCGGATCTTTAACAATGAACCTATTGTGCCTGAAAGCGGTCGTCAGGTACCCATTGTCATAGTTGATAACAGTGACAAGCATGAGGATGTCAAGGGAACTACGGTCGCTCCTGTAGACAGAATCTCCAAAGATAACAAGCTGGAGCTATTGCTACGTCTTCATAGCTCCTTGATCGGGAAAGATAAAATTGCCAAGACCGTGTTGCATGCATTATATTTGTTTCATGCCTTGCTTCGACAGTTCCACAATGAGAAGACGCTAATACAACGCTGGTCAGTGATAATATCGAGATACTTGATGAGTCAGATTAGGGTGTTGGGTCCACAGCTATCTATTTTCAGGTATAGCCTGAGATTTGGAAATGGACCCTTTCATCTTTGGCAATTGATGAGCTTTATAATTTCTGAATATACGTCGACTACTACTGCTACAACAACTACAACCTCATCTTTATGGAGGAGGAGTGTGCCCTGGAGACAATTGATTGATACCTGTTTTACTTTGTGTGATGAAATGATTCTCTTTTATAAACTTGGTGTGTGGTCCAATACTAAGGTTTACAGATTTGTTAGGGGTCAGCGAATGTTTTCTCTTCATTGCAACATACttatgaatatatttaacGTTACTAAGAAAATACGATGCACGAGGAGAAAGATTACTGAACTAGAGGTCGAattagaattgaagaagtcGATTACAGATTTCTCTACCGAGATACATTCTCCTCCCTACGATGATCAACGAGCGACTGTTGATAAAGAGCAAGTAATGCAAGCAGAATTAATAACACTACATGAACGCAAAAGGACTGAAGCATATGAATTGCTGCGACTGCTTTTGGATGGGATAGTCAATTCCATCATCATATCTAGGATTAAGCCTTCAAGCGCCGCCATATGTAATGTGATCCATTTAGCGTCAGGAATCCTGGGGCTTCACAAAGTATGGCATCTGACTCTGGAACAGGGACAGCATTCCATCGATAAGATATCCAAGTGA
- the MCA1 gene encoding Ca(2+)-dependent cysteine protease MCA1 (ancestral locus Anc_8.608), translating into MYPGQGQYTYNNANNNSYPRPNGAPPPQGTQYNGSTTNGYSRPAAPIPPTQGQGYMPPQGPPPAYRQEQSNNFSRPAATAPLQQQQYQGYNNAPTNYVQPQNISLPPQQSQTFQLENHATQHSFSYSQCTGKRKALLIGINYIGSQNALRGCINDAHNIFNFLSTRYGYSTDDIVILTDDQTDMVRVPTRANIIRAMQWLVRDAQPNDSLFFHYSGHGGQVKDLDGDEEDGMDDVIYPVDFQSAGPLIDDDMHDIMVKPLREGVRLTALFDSCHSGTVLDLPYTYSTKGVIKEPNMWKDVGGEGLQAAMAYATGNRGALMQSIGSMFSTVKNSYGNNTDREKIKQIKFSPADIIMLSGSKDNQTSADAVEQGQNTGAMSYTFIKVLGSQPQQTYLSLLQNMRQELAAKYSQKPQLSASHPIDVNLQFIL; encoded by the coding sequence ATGTATCCAGGACAAGGCCAATACACCTACAATAACGCAAATAACAACAGTTATCCCCGTCCAAACGGTGCTCCTCCACCACAAGGGACACAGTACAATGGATCCACCACCAACGGTTACTCACGACCAGCTGCTCCCATACCACCCACCCAAGGACAAGGGTACATGCCACCGCAGGGTCCCCCACCAGCTTACCGTCAAGAGCAgtctaataatttttctagGCCAGCAGCAACGGCACCgttacaacaacaacaatatcaaGGCTACAACAATGCACCAACAAATTATGTTCAACCTCAAAACATTTCTCTGCCACCTCAACAAAGTCAAACATTCCAATTAGAAAACCATGCTACTCAGCATTCATTCAGTTATTCTCAATGTACAGGTAAACGTAAGGCTTTACTAATCGGTATTAACTATATCGGTTCTCAGAATGCATTAAGAGGTTGTATCAATGATGCTCAtaacatttttaattttctttccacTAGATATGGATATTCTACTGATGATATTGTTATCCTGACTGATGACCAAACGGATATGGTCAGGGTTCCCACAAGAGCTAATATCATTAGGGCTATGCAATGGTTGGTGAGGGATGCACAACCCAATGATTCATTGTTCTTCCATTATTCTGGTCATGGTGGCCAAGTTAAGGATCTAGATggtgatgaagaggatggGATGGATGATGTTATTTATCCAGTAGATTTCCAGTCTGCAGGTCCCCTCATTGACGATGATATGCATGATATTATGGTGAAGCCTTTAAGAGAAGGTGTCAGACTAACGGCATTATTTGATTCATGTCATTCAGGAACTGTGTTGGACTTGCCATATACATACTCCACAAAAGGTGTCATAAAGGAACCGAATATGTGGAAGGATGTTGGTGGTGAAGGTTTACAAGCCGCAATGGCATATGCTACCGGTAATAGAGGTGCGTTAATGCAGTCGATAGGATCTATGTTTTCCACTGTGAAGAATTCTTATGGGAATAACACTGATCGTGAAAAGATTAAGCAAATTAAATTCTCTCCTGCAGATATAATTATGCTTTCTGGATCCAAGGATAATCAAACTTCTGCAGATGCTGTTGAACAAGGTCAAAATACAGGAGCCATGTCATACACCTTTATTAAAGTCTTAGGTTCACAACCACAGCAAACATACCTTTCCTTGTTACAAAATATGAGACAAGAATTAGCTGCAAAATATTCACAAAAGCCACAATTATCTGCATCGCATCCAATTGATGTAAACTTACAATTCATTCTGTAA
- the TYR1 gene encoding prephenate dehydrogenase (NADP(+)) (ancestral locus Anc_8.595): MDTQHCIMSEQQQLIEEWKREKVVGIIGLGDMGLLYANKFSDAGWKVVCCDKEEFYPELKEKYSHAKFEVVLNGHYVSRVSDYIIYSVEAANLDKIISLYGPSSKVGAIIGGQTSCKSPEIAAFEKYLPPDTDIITVHSLHGPKVNTEGQPLVIINHRCRNILHLQFVESIMSCLKSKHVYLTFEEHDRITADTQAVTHAAFLSMGAAWAKLQVYPWALGINKWYGGLENVKVNISLRIYSNKWHVYAGLAITNPHAHQQILQYATSATELFTLFLDHKKEELIERLNKAKEFVFGNHTGLLLLDDLILEKYSLSKNKPTDDPTTKSLPLPNSHLSLLAIVDSWYKLGINPYDHMICSTPLFRIFLGVSEYLFLQPNLLEQTIDAAIDDHSFRRDDLEFVVSAREWSSIVSFQNFDLYKKQFETVQEFFKPMFPEANQIGNEMIKTILSHSK; this comes from the coding sequence ATGGACACACAGCATTGCATCATGTCGgagcaacaacaactgaTCGAAGAATGGAAGAGGGAAAAGGTGGTAGGGATCATTGGTCTCGGTGATATGGGTCTACTGTACGCCAACAAATTTTCTGATGCCGGTTGGAAAGTGGTTTGTTGCGATAAAGAAGAGTTCTATCCAGAGCTGAAGGAGAAATACAGCCATGCCAAATTTGAAGTAGTGCTAAATGGACATTATGTTTCTAGAGTTAGTGATTACATTATCTATAGTGTGGAAGCTGCCAATCTTGATAAGATTATTTCGTTATATGGTCCTTCCTCCAAAGTTGGTGCAATTATAGGTGGCCAAACAAGCTGTAAGAGTCCTGAAATTGCAgcttttgaaaaatatttgcCACCTGATACAGATATTATTACTGTCCATTCATTACATGGACCAAAAGTTAACACAGAGGGACAACCTTTAGTCATTATTAATCATAGATGTAGGAATATATTgcatcttcaatttgtcGAGAGTATCATGTCATGCTTAAAGAGTAAACACGTCTACTTAACATTTGAGGAGCATGATAGAATTACTGCGGACACACAGGCTGTAACACATGCTGCGTTCTTGAGTATGGGCGCTGCTTGGGCAAAGTTACAAGTGTATCCTTGGGCTCTTGGTATTAATAAATGGTACGGTGGATTAGAAAATGTGAAAgttaatatttcattaagaATTTACTCAAATAAATGGCATGTGTATGCCGGCTTAGCAATTACAAACCCACATGCACATCAGCAAATTTTACAATATGCCACTAGCGCGACTGAACTGTTTACACTCTTCTTAGATCATAAGAAAGAGGAGCTTATTGAAAGGTTGAATAAGGCTAAAGAATTTGTGTTTGGTAACCACACTGGACTACTGTTATTAGATGATTTAATTCTAGAAAAGTATTCCTTATCTAAGAATAAACCTACTGATGATCCTACAACTAAGTCACTGCCACTACCTAACTCACATTTGTCTCTGTTGGCAATTGTTGATTCATGGTATAAATTAGGCATAAATCCATATGATCATATGATTTGTTCAACTCCTCTGTTTAGAATATTTTTAGGTGTTTCAGAATACTTATTTTTGCAAccaaatttattggaaCAGACCATTGATGCTGCCATAGACGATCATTCATTTAGAAGAGACGATTTAGAATTTGTTGTGTCAGCTAGAGAATGGAGTTCTATTGTTTcgtttcaaaattttgacCTTTATaaaaaacaatttgaaacaGTGCAAGAGTTTTTCAAACCCATGTTTCCAGAGGCTAATCAAATTGGTAATGAGATGATAAAGACTATTCTAAGtcattcaaaataa
- the SLK19 gene encoding Slk19p (ancestral locus Anc_8.604), producing MDSMDQEQYPQTPVRQAIGNYEQVIQPEPDTPSNMDNNDSSELVIHPHGLSSNKGDVSIIHLRSNEEEERRYDMSPDFNRGNNREGNALQSGNSLEALDINKMFQANTDDQGNLVEPKLAHSPIRLEDISPMKLENNDSEHIKKKLRLDAESVPNLTRNDNNNSHNNNNNNNNNNNNINEGETSPIPIEMIDMKISPIKSSISPIQRTPPSHHKRKRDDETDVENEEGRESSVHKLTPLYDPDNNSNGEEDGDKDDLELTIDIENNEFRELKMRNNDVIKDNYQLHKKLNEFVIKFEKVKVNYVAVKKEYDNLRNTFENEVNERESTIKEITQERDDLTEKRDKLKAKIKNSKDEILMLNQNQKILQEKYDNLSNENDTWRNNYETLELEISKQKESHAIELNETSTKLETLKSELAESMAKSQSLTEKNNDMHEELDTIQQSLQTKNELISSLEATIKEQQNTQDLTKENEKYREQFESLFKEKDELTNKFNAMNEEYLTKIEEYQQKVIEAETELINIREKYNAVTVELEAKNGSMASLKKTSEELDDANKIKAAEVTELNDDLAEIKETNEYLEKSVSKLEKVVSEWKVKYETLQSDYDKASLELESFQLKNDNIETEHLKELEDLHESMSSLQSALKDNSDLVHTLKIENETLKSDLSRNEQMLKTATLEKDNKIVSIETEGTDKEQTIISLKKQLDEWKQKYDSKENETNKRLKLLAEDLYIQYSSKHEQKVKLLKKGYESKYQGEISRLETQHMGLTQEVEQLTKQLEAEREEKRNLLNMLENKN from the coding sequence ATGGACAGCATGGACCAAGAACAATATCCACAGACCCCCGTAAGGCAAGCTATTGGAAATTATGAGCAAGTTATACAACCGGAGCCAGACACACCCAGCAATATGGACAATAATGATTCCTCCGAGCTTGTCATTCACCCTCATGGATTATCCTCGAATAAAGGAGATGTGTCCATCATTCATCTAAGGTCcaacgaagaagaagaaagaagatatGATATGTCTCCAGACTTTAATAGAGGAAATAACAGAGAGGGTAATGCTCTTCAGTCTGGTAATAGCCTAGAAGCTCTTGACATTAACAAAATGTTCCAAGCCAATACTGACGATCAAGGTAACCTCGTGGAACCGAAATTGGCTCATTCACCGATTAGGTTGGAAGATATTTCACCtatgaaattggaaaacaaTGACAGCGAGCatataaagaagaaattgagaTTAGATGCTGAATCTGTCCCAAATTTGACAagaaatgataataataatagtcataataataataataataataataataataataataatataaatgaAGGTGAGACGTCGCCTATTCCAATTGAAATGATTGATATGAAGATAAGTCCAATAAAATCTTCTATCTCGCCGATACAAAGAACGCCTCCCAGTCATCATAAGCGCAAACGAGATGATGAGACAGATGTAGAGAACGAAGAAGGCCGTGAATCTAGCGTACATAAATTGACACCACTTTATGATCCAGACAATAACTcaaatggtgaagaagatggtgataaagatgatttAGAGCTCACAATTGATATcgaaaataatgaatttagGGAATTGAAAATGCGTAATAACGATGTGATTAAGGATAATTATCAATTACATAAAAAATTGAACGAATTTGTCATAAAATTTGAGAAAGTGAAAGTCAACTACGTGGCTGttaaaaaagaatatgataattTACGGAacacttttgaaaatgaggTAAACGAACGTGAGTCAAccatcaaagaaatcactCAAGAACGTGATGACTTAACTGAAAAGAGAGATAAGTTGAAAGCTAAGATaaaaaattccaaagatGAAATCTTAATGCtgaatcaaaatcaaaaaattcttcaggAGAAGTACGATAATCTGTccaatgaaaatgatacaTGGAGAAATAACTATGAAACTTTGGAATTAGAAATTAGTAAACAAAAAGAAAGTCATGCCATcgaattgaatgaaacatcaaccaaattggaaacattGAAATCTGAGCTTGCTGAAAGTATGGCCAAATCTCAGAGTTTAACCGAGAAAAACAATGATATGCATGAAGAGTTAGACACCATCCAACAATCGTTACAAACCAAAAACGAATTAATATCGTCATTGGAAGCAACAATAAaggaacaacaaaataCCCAAGACTTGACGAAggagaatgaaaaatatagGGAGcaatttgaaagtttatttaaagaaaaagatgaattgaCGAATAAATTTAACGCCATGAATGAAGAATACCTAACTAAGATTGAGGAATATCAACAAAAAGTTATAGAGGCAGAAACTGAACTTATAAATATTAGAGAGAAATATAATGCAGTCACAGTGGAGTTGGAAGCGAAAAATGGTTCGATGGCTTCATTAAAAAAGACAtctgaagaattagatgatgctaataaaataaaagcTGCAGAAGTTactgaattgaatgatgaCTTAGCcgaaattaaagaaactaatgagtatttggaaaaatctgtctccaaattggaaaaggtCGTCAGTGAATGGAAAGTAAAATATGAAACGTTACAATCAGATTATGACAAGGCATCCTTAGAATTGGAAAGCTTCCAGTTAAAGaatgataatattgaaactgAGCATTTAAAGGAGTTGGAAGATTTACACGAAAGTATGAGTTCATTACAGAGTGCATTAAAGGATAATTCTGACTTAGTGCATACAttgaaaatagaaaatgaaacattGAAGTCCGACCTTTCACGAAATGAACAGATGTTAAAAACAGCAACCCTGGAAAAAGATAACAAGATAGTATCAATTGAAACCGAAGGCACAGATAAAGAGCAAACAATTATatctttaaagaaacaactGGACGAATGGAAACAGAAATATGATAGTAAAGAAAACGAAACCAATAAGAGGTTGAAGCTGTTGGCAGAAGATCTCTATATTCAATATTCGTCCAAACATGAGCAGAAAGTTAAACTTCTGAAAAAAGGTTACGAAAGTAAATATCAAGGAGAGATTTCAAGACTTGAAACACAGCATATGGGATTAACGCAAGAGGTAGAACAATTAACCAAACAGTTAGAAGCCGAACGAGAGGAGAAAAGGAATCTGCTCAATAtgttggaaaataaaaactaA
- the UBS1 gene encoding Ubs1p (ancestral locus Anc_8.596) encodes MSRVDMLTRKLLRDWKQLMRQERASTYHLRPQDSNLHVWHLVITDPITHNEQYIMLYIYGNEMDPAIIMRCLTPNILFPINRNVSLSHWNFILNENGFHGLIQKIWRSFFYESEAPSSYLSNFRLLRAWNRIMYREFKKLFPELIGSLQQGDYEMVRTLAKKINDNNHNTKTQDYNAYSNDISNVANQCSSEYLVACDTIIPNDDRPSMKRTSSNISQEGLINDNNEIIDEARPPQKKRTKNHK; translated from the coding sequence ATGAGCAGGGTAGATATGCTGACAAGGAAACTTCTTAGAGATTGGAAACAGCTCATGCGTCAAGAACGAGCTTCTACTTACCATTTGAGACCACAGGACTCCAATTTGCACGTTTGGCATTTGGTTATTACAGACCCGATCACACACAATGAACAGTATATCATGCTTTACATATACGGCAACGAGATGGATCCAGCTATCATAATGAGGTGCTTGACACCCAATATACTGTTTCCTATAAACAGAAACGTCTCTTTATCTCATTGGAATTTTATTCTGAATGAAAACGGGTTTCATGGTCTGATACAAAAGATATGGCGTTCTTTCTTTTACGAGTCAGAGGCACCATCATCATATCTGTCCAATTTTAGACTACTGCGAGCTTGGAACCGTATTATGTATAGGGAATTTAAAAAACTGTTTCCTGAATTAATCGGCTCTTTACAACAAGGTGATTATGAAATGGTAAGGACATTAGCTAAGAAGATTAATGATAACAACCACAATACTAAGACCCAGGATTACAATGcatattcaaatgatataTCAAATGTAGCTAATCAATGCTCTTCAGAGTATTTGGTGGCCTGTGATACCATAATTCCGAATGATGATCGACCTTCCATGAAAAGGACGTCGTCCAATATATCTCAAGAAGGCCTCATCAATGATAATAACGAAATAATAGATGAAGCACGACCACCGCAGAAAAAAAGGACCAAAAACCACAAGTAG
- the NCAS0B01790 gene encoding uncharacterized protein, which produces MSNFQQSTNNTASREMLESSSSDIGNTELIVWGNRFFETFSAEPSTIYQSSLSFTTLNSPPPPYPLSSNENEVSKFKLFKKSCSRYIRQFFDNDHSSLLRFQLYFYSFVGEIICATVYQNPTEVGSLVEGFCLLLQGFLIVCYVLSLIKKDLLLDELSWTFSLFFCLIILFFFASFCGYVARLMAEAQLTREIETQNKLHYLNHSTNKQQKDLILQSNSKKLSVPSVIILLGVEVVFLV; this is translated from the coding sequence atgtcaaaTTTTCAACAGTCGACTAATAATACAGCTTCCAGAGAAATGTTGGAGAGTTCATCATCCGACATAGGTAACACAGAATTAATTGTTTGGGGGAACAGATTTTTTGAAACCTTTTCAGCAGAACCTAGCACGATTTACCAATCTTCACTTTCTTTTACGACTTTGAATTCCCCGCCTCCGCCTTACCCTCtatcttcaaatgagaatgaagtttcaaaattcaaattatttaagaaatcgTGTTCAAGATATATTAGGCAATTTTTTGACAATGACCATTCTTCATTACTTAGATTTCAATTGTATTTCTACTCTTTTGTTGGAGAAATAATCTGTGCAACTGTTTACCAGAACCCGACTGAAGTAGGTTCCCTGGTCGAAGGGTTTTGCTTACTGCTTCAAGGTTTTCTTATTGTTTGCTACGTgctttctttaataaagaaagaCTTACTTCTTGATGAGTTGAGTTGGACTTTTAGTCTGTTcttttgtttaataattctcttcttttttgCATCATTTTGTGGGTATGTAGCCAGACTTATGGCAGAAGCCCAACTAACCAGAGAGATTGAAACCCAAAATAAATTACATTATTTGAACCATTCcacaaacaaacaacaaaaagATCTAATATTGCAGTCTAATTCAAAAAAGCTGTCAGTCCCAAGTGTGATCATTTTACTAGGAGTAGAAGTTGTGTTTCTAGTTTAG
- the BFR1 gene encoding Bfr1p (ancestral locus Anc_8.609), whose product MSSNENSNNQSNGNKSSNRNFIKRPDVSVRDKKLDTLNVQLKKIDTEISGIRSQIDKIQNSDSVLSERKKLQDSNKKIIKDQAELKNRRNVIFENIKVLDANIKRKTNDINEKLGKKHKYNTTAEAKQRISEIDDMIGGGDLSIVEEKMFIKEVQSLNKLMKDLAAVDPIKKSVDDDKKKIAELKEELNGLSPKNLSNDFEKNQERLNNLNEKSQGVYDKRQALFLKRTALYAKRDEIYSQIRQIRTDFDNEFKAFKSKMEKERLRREEDEKLSKLIEEKDSNLGKLQEKLAHAKLPAFTFEIEAIENSLLNLDPTYVKPKKNVLGELEATNKDINTPQHIRKVEPADDLVLVVEKKEDDIFANTAPSKSKKFKKKNQNKNKQAEAGSFSKIDGKFTLEPTLIATLAQLDVKVPISKDDVAITVEQLKKKHEELEAKQDEQTEKNIAAVEKEIEKLELNYKNKEAEVKKQLKEKRLKEQQEKEQQEAAQA is encoded by the coding sequence TCAAACAATCAATCAAACGGTAACAAGTCCTCAAACCGTAACTTCATTAAACGTCCTGACGTTTCTGTCAGAGACAAGAAGTTGGACACTTTGAACgttcaattgaagaagattgacACTGAAATCTCTGGTATTAGATCTCAAATCGATAAGATTCAAAATTCTGACTCTGTCTTATCTGAACGTAAGAAATTGCAAGACTccaataagaaaattattaaggATCAAgctgaattgaaaaatcgtAGAAATGttatctttgaaaacattAAGGTTTTAGACGCTAATATTAAGAGAAAGACCAATGATATCAACGAAAAGTTGGGGAAGAAGCATAAGTATAATACCACTGCTGAAGCTAAGCAAAGAATTAGTGAAATTGATGACATGATCGGTGGCGGTGATTTATCtattgttgaagaaaagatgtTCATCAAGGAAGttcaatctttgaataaattgatGAAGGATTTGGCCGCTGTGGACCCAATTAAGAAATCTGTCGACGatgataagaagaagattgctgaattgaaggaagaattaaacGGTTTGAGTCCAAAGAATCTATctaatgattttgaaaagaatcAAGAGAGATTAAATAACTTGAACGAAAAATCTCAAGGTGTTTACGATAAGAGACAAGCCTTGTTCTTGAAGAGAACTGCTTTATATGCTAAACGTGATGAAATTTACTCTCAAATCAGACAAATTAGAACTGATTTCGATAATGAATTCAAGGCTTTCAAGAGTAAGATGGAAAAGGAACGTTTGAGAcgtgaagaagatgaaaaattatctAAATTAATTGAGGAAAAGGATTCTAATTTAGGTAAGTTGCAAGAAAAGTTAGCTCATGCCAAACTTCCAGCTTTCACTTTCGAAATTGAAGCCATTGAAAACTCTTTGCTAAACTTGGATCCAACTTATGTTAAGCCAAAGAAGAATGTCCTTGGCGAATTAGAGGCCACTAATAAAGATATAAATACCCCACAACATATTAGAAAAGTGGAACCTGCTGACGACTTAGTCCTTGTTgttgaaaagaaggaagatgatATCTTTGCTAACACTGCGCCATCCAAGTCAAAGAagttcaagaagaagaaccaaAATAAGAATAAGCAAGCCGAAGCTGGTTCATTCTCCAAGATTGATGGTAAGTTCACCTTGGAACCAACTTTAATTGCTACTTTAGCTCAATTAGATGTTAAAGTCCCAATCTCTAAGGATGATGTTGCAATCACTGttgaacaattgaaaaagaagcATGAAGAACTAGAAGCAAAGCAAGATGAACAAactgaaaagaatattgcTGCTGTGGAAAAGGAAATCGAAAAATTGGAACTCAACTATAAGAACAAAGAAGCTGAAGTTAAGAAACAgttgaaagagaagagatTGAAAGAGCAACAAGAGAaggaacaacaagaagCTGCTCAAGCCTAA
- the LIP5 gene encoding lipoate synthase (ancestral locus Anc_8.606): MLKYSTTRAVVSKQRLSLSQIGRYISTSSSSKEPTPTIRRRTRTTQFKDALNVGPTFQDFLTGNATNFKTLDPLAEAEYKKLPSWLKVPIPKGSSFTKLKSDVKKLKLSTVCEEAKCPNIGECWGGGKGKKQDKTKATATIMLLGDTCTRGCRFCSVKTDRNPAAPDPMEPENTAEAVKSWGLGYVVLTTVDRDDLVDGGAHHLAETVRKIKERAPSIYVETLSGDFRGDLEMVNVMARSGLDVYSHNLETVEALTPHVRDRRAGYRQSLSVLKQAKETVPTLITKSSIMLGFGETDEQVLQTLKDLREVGCDIVTFGQYMRPTKRHMKVVEYVHPSKFDYWKEVAEKELGFLYCASGPLVRSSYRAGEFFIENVLNKRKAHLNQSTTLQN, encoded by the coding sequence ATGTTGAAGTACTCTACGACACGAGCTGTAGTTAGCAAACAGCGCTTATCATTATCCCAGATTGGCAGATACATATCTACCTCATCCTCAAGCAAGGAACCAACTCCGACcatcagaagaagaaccaGAACGACACAATTTAAGGATGCCCTAAACGTTGGTCCCACATTCCAAGATTTCCTCACTGGAAATGCCACAAATTTTAAGACGCTTGATCCTCTTGCAGAAGCCGAGTATAAGAAGTTACCATCATGGCTTAAGGTGCCTATTCCAAAGGGCTCCAGTTTCACCAAATTAAAGAGTGAtgtgaaaaaattgaaattaagtACAGTATGTGAGGAAGCAAAGTGTCCAAATATTGGAGAATGTTGGGGTGGTGGTAAGGGAAAGAAACAGGATAAAACTAAAGCAACTGCTACCATTATGCTGCTAGGTGACACATGTACTAGAGGTTGTCGATTCTGTTCTGTGAAAACCGATAGAAACCCAGCTGCGCCAGATCCAATGGAACCAGAGAATACCGCAGAAGCTGTGAAAAGTTGGGGACTTGGATATGTGGTACTTACCACAGTAGATAGAGATGATTTAGTTGATGGTGGTGCTCATCACTTAGCAGAGACTGtcagaaaaattaaagaaagagCACCTAGCATCTATGTGGAAACATTATCTGGTGATTTCAGAGGTGATTTAGAAATGGTCAATGTCATGGCAAGAAGTGGGCTTGATGTTTATTCTCATAACTTAGAAACCGTAGAGGCACTAACGCCTCATGTGAGAGATAGAAGAGCTGGATATAGGCAGTCCTTAAGTGTCTTGAAACAAGCAAAGGAGACAGTACCAACGCTCATAACAAAGAGCTCCATCATGCTTGGATTTGGCGAAACTGACGAACAAGTGTTACaaactttgaaagatttaagAGAAGTTGGGTGTGACATAGTTACCTTTGGTCAGTACATGAGACCAACAAAAAGACACATGAAAGTAGTAGAATATGTACATCCTTCCAAATTTGATTATTGGAAAGAAGTGGCTGAAAAGGAGCTGGGATTCCTGTACTGTGCATCAGGACCCTTAGTAAGGTCTTCTTATAGAGCTggtgaatttttcatcgaAAACGTTTTAAACAAGAGAAAGGCCCATTTAAACCAGAGTACAACTTTACAAAACTAG